A stretch of DNA from Prosthecobacter debontii:
TAGTTGCTCCGGTGTGCGGGCCTCCAGGCTGCGCAGCGAGTTCTTGATCTTGCTCCACATCTTCTCAATCGGGTTGAGGTCCGGCGAGTAAGCTGGAAGGAAGCGC
This window harbors:
- a CDS encoding transposase → RFLPAYSPDLNPIEKMWSKIKNSLRSLEARTPEQLDAAISVAFSKVTAKDAMGWFASCGYSII